ATTCGTCGCGTCCTTGGGCATCCGGGTCACCCGGCCGCCTTCCTGATCAATCGTAATAAAGCCCGGAATGCCTGTATGTGTGGTGAACCATTGCTGCAGCTCCGTTACAAGCCCGCCTAATTGATATTTATTGCTGATATTATGTGAGAATAGAATAATATTCCCGACTTTGTACTGCTCAATGACTTCCTTCAGCTCAGGGGACATCTCCGTTGACGGAAAGCCTGTTACGAACATTTGCCCGATTTTCTCACGCAAGCTCATTTGTTCTATCGTTCTCATCCGCTATTCACCATCCGCTAGTGGTATAAATGATACTGCTGTTTCATTTCTGCAAATTGCCTGCTGTCCTCTGCAAACTGTTCAAGCAGCTGCTTAGCCTGAATATCCTTCGTACGGTAGATACTGCTTCCGCCCAGCAAATCAATAAAAGGACGTGAGCCCTCCTTCACTGGGGGCAGAAATGCAAAGGGCTCAAACAGGTCTCTTATCGTAAATAATAAGGATACGCCAACCTCTAACGGCTTGATCACCTGGCGATCTGTAATATAGAGTTGAACGCCGCCGCACAGCTCTCCAGAATGCTTGGATGACGTTGGTTTGAAATGAACCGGACGGAAATATACGCCTGGAAGCCGCAATGCATTCATCTCATCTGCCAGCTGCTGCGCCTCAATAAAGGGAGCTCCAATCATTTCAAAGGGGAAGGTTGTGCCCCTGCCTTCGGAGCAGCTTGTCCCCTCAAATAAACAGGTGCCTGTATATAATAACGCGGTTTCATACCGGGGGATTCCCAGTGAAGGATGAACCCAGGTCAAGCCTGTATCCGGGAAGGACATGCTCCGTTTCCAGCCTTCCAGACGAACGACATGAAGCTCTGCCTTCCAGTTCATCTGATCATTGGCCATGACAGCCACTTCACCTGCGGTCAGGCCGTAGCGGACAGCCAGCTCATAATTCCCGACAAAGGATTTGAAGCCGGGCTGTAAGATGTTCCCCTCCACGTTCACCCCGTTCAGCGGATTCACCCGGTCGAGAACAACAAATTCCACGCCAGCCGCAGCACAATCCTCAAGGGCATACAGCATCGTATAAATGAAGGTATAATACCGTACACCAACATCCTGGATATCATACACAAGGATATCTACCTTCTCCAGCATTTCCTTTGTTAAACGTTTGGAATCTTTGCGGTACAGGCTGTAGACCGGAACCTTGGTACGGGGGTCCGTATACGTCTCCACTAATGCCCCTGCATCCAAATCTCCGCGCACACCATGCTCAGGCGAGAACATGGCCGTAAGATTACAATTCTCGTGTAATATCGTAATGGTAGATCTGAAATCTTTGGTAAGCCCTGTCGTCGCTGTAATTAAACCCACACGTTTCCCTTTAAACAGATGAAGATACCTTGTGATAGAGTCAACTCCGCTCCACACCATATCACTTTGCATCATTCAACCCCCCTGTGTTCCGGGTAGGGCCAAGAAATTTTGCCCATGACTACCGGCCGGGAAGCTCCGGTGACCTGGGGAATATTATTCGGCAGACGTCTCATCGTATGATAAGCCAGTACAGCAAAAGCAACGGCTTCCTTGGCATCGCTGTTGCCGCCAATATCCTCCTGTGTCAGCACCTGTACTCCAAACGGGGCAAATAACTGCCGCAACTCACGCATTAACGTCAGGTTATAACTCCCCCCGCCGCCAACCACTAATCGCTGAGCCTGATGCTGCGGGGCAATATACCGTTCATAGCTGTCGGCAATGCTCCATGCTGTCAAGTGTGTTGCCGTGACTATTACATCCTCAGCTTTCCAGCGATTCGACTCCATCATCTGAAGTATTTGGGCAACATATTGTTGTCCAAACCGTTCTCTGCCCGTCGATTTCGGGAATGGCATACTATAATACTCATCCTGCTGCATCCATTTCAAAAGCGGATCAATGACCTCACCGCCCGCAGCAATTTCACCGCCGGCATCCATCGTCATTGGCGCAAATAAACGGGAGACAAGACCATCAATAATCATATTCCCGGGCCCTGTATCGTAAGCATACACCTCTTCGGGTGAAGCATTGGCCGGAAGAACCGTTATATTCCCGATTCCTCCAATATTCTGCAGCAGTGAGGTTTTCTCCGGATGGTTAAACAATAAATATTCAGTAAAAGGCACGAGTGGCGCCCCCTGTCCATTCATTGCCATATCAGCAACCCGAAAATCTGAGATGCAGGGAATGCCCGTCCGGTTCGCTATCACTGCACCTTCCCCGATCTGCACCGTACAGTGCAGGTTGTAGCCGTCCATCCTCATCTCTTCCGGTGCATGATAGATCGTTTGGCCATGTGATCCTATCGCAACTATTTGGGAAGGCGCAAGTCCGCATTTGCGGATCACCGACAGTGCAGCCCGGGCGTATAATTCCCCCAGCCACATATTCATTGCGCCTACTTTATCCACCGTGGCCTTGGAAGGATCAAACAGCTCGAATATCGAGCTTCTGACATGCGCTGGAAACGGGGTATTCTCAAAAGCCAGTAACTCCGTCTCTATTCCGTACTCTTTGTCCGGCGAAGAAGAAAGCTTAATTACCGCTGCATCAATACCGTCTACCGATGTGCCGGACATCAAGCCAACCAGATAGGCAACCTCTACTTCAGATGGGCCGCCCATTACCCTTTCACCGCTCCGACGGCGACTCCTTCAAGGAAATACTTCTGTAAGCTGAAGAACAAAATAAACATCGGAACCGCAGAAATGGTTGCCCCGGCCATCATAGGTGCAAAGTACGTTGTATTCGCAAAACGGAAGTTTTTGAGCCCCACCTGAATCGTCTGCATATCCATGGTGTTGGTTACCAGGAACGGCCAGAAGAAGTCATTCCATGCTGCCATAAACGTCAGGATCGCCAGCACGGCCATTACCGTTTTGGACAGCGGCATAATAATATACCAGAAGATTTTAGGCTGGGAGCAGCCTTCGATTTTGGCAGCTTCAATAATTTCTACCGGAATGGAGGACATGAACTGCTTGACCAGAAAAATGTTATACACCGTGACAATGCTTGGCATAATCAACGCTGTATACGTATTTTGCAATTCAAAAATATTCACGATCAATATATACAGCGGAACCTGGGTGACTTGAGTAGGGATCATCATGGACCCCAGCAGAATAGCGAACAGAATGCCTTTTCCTCTAAATTTCATTTTGGCAAAAGCGTATCCTGCAAGCGTGGCGAAAAATACGTTTGATACCGTAATACAAGCTGCTACAATAAAAGAATTTTTTAACCAATCCCAGGAATGGGCGCTGAAGTTAAAAAAGAATTTATACGACTCAAAGGAAATCTTCGCCGGGATCAGCGAATAGCTCATTGCGCCAGCTTCTACCGGATCGCCGAACGAGGAAATGATCATAAAGTATATCGGGAAAATGGTCGCCGCGGCAAACAGGAGAAGGGCTGTAATGATCAGACCATTACGGGCGAACAGAGACCCTTTGCTTTTGATAGTATTGTTGAACAACCCCATAGGTTTCTGCCCCTTTCCTAATATTCTATATCCTTACCTAGAATCTTAAATTGGAAGAATGAGATCAAGGCAATAACCGCTGCCAGAAGTAAGGATTGGGCCGCTGCCTCGCCAAACTCGAAATATGTGAACGCGTTGTTAAAGATTAACAATCCCACCATAGTTGTGGCATGGTCTGGTCCGCCGCCTGTCATCAGATAAGCGTTCTGGAACACCTGGAAGGAACCAATGACCCCGGTAATCAGCAGGAATAGCGTGGTTGGCTTAAGGAAAGGGATGACAATATACCGCAGCTTTTGCAAAAAAGTCGCCCCGTCAATATCAGCTGCTTCATAATAACTGTTATCAATACTGAGTAGTGCCGCCAGATAGATAATGATCGCTGTACCATGACTTGACAGCCAAGACATTAATACAAGTGAGAACATGGCCGTTGCACTCGAACCAAGCCAGTTCTGATTACTGATTCCAAAAAGTCCGACCGCTTGATTGGCAATACCTGATTTTAGCGGATCAAAGATCCACAGCCATACGACAGCAAGAGATACCCCTGAAGCTACAGCCGGCAAATAATATACCGCTTTAAATATAGTTTGTGTTTTTTTCTTAAAAGGCATAATCAGAATGGCCACAAGGAAGGACAGTAAAATATTAAATGGAACGGTTAACAGCGTATAGACCAATGTATTTTTCAGCGCTTTCCAGAACAGCTCATCTGAAAAGGAATTGACGAAGTTCTCCAGGCCGACATAAGTGGACCCTAGTGGACGATATTTCTGCAGGCTGATTATAAAGGCATTGATTACCGGATAGGCAGTAAATAAAGAAAATGCAATAAGTGCTACTGCGATAAACGCGTATCCCCAACCAGAGTCACTTTCGAGCTTCAGCTTTTTTCTTTTGGTCAACAATTGATTCATTGGGCCGCACCTCTCTTCTTCAAAAAAGTACCTTCTGCTTGCCTGCATTCAGAAGGAAAGCTGTACGTTTAAGCTTCGTACAGCTTTCACTTCACATGCCGGCCTATATGGCAATCTAGTCAGCGACCACACCATCTTCACCGAAGGATTTGACGGCCGCTGCTTTAACTGCATCATACATTTCTTGCGGGGTAATCTCATCGGCAAGCAATGCCTGCAGCTTAGGAATGATTACTTCTGTTTCAATTTTGAGCGCTTCAGCAGCCTGCTCGGTAGGAATATCTGTACGGGCCGGGAGCGCTTTGGCCATCATAGCTTTACCCGCAGCAACGTTGTCTTCATTACGCGGGAACTGTTCAAGCACTTCTGCCTTACGTGCAGACTCGGTAATGGGTGTTAAGAACAGCTCATTACTATAGTTGGCAGCAATCGAACCGGAAGACAGGAAATTCACCGCCAGAGCAATATTTTTGATATGTTCTTCTGAAGGCTCTTTTTTACCTCGAAGTGCGACATAACCGTCCACTATGGAAGTAGGGATATAATCGGCACCGTTGAAGGTTGGAACCGGAAGTGAAATGTAATCCACTTGGATAGAATCGGCAACAGCTGATCCATCGTTCGCTTTAATTTTCTCATTGTTCAGACGGGCGGAGTTTTCAAATGCCGACAAGCCTTTACCAGTGATCATCGTTTGGCCGGTCAGGAACATATTCCAGCGTTTGCCGGCATCGATGGAGCTTAACTCTTTCGGCATAGAACCATCGTCGATCATTTCACGGATTGCTGTCAGCAGACCCAGGAATTTTTTGCTTGTATACGTGTATTTGAGGTCATTATCGAAGTAATCCGGCAGCCCCGCAGTTTTAGCAAGAATACCCAGGTAATCTTTAGAGGTTACACCGGAGGTCGCGAATACGAAACCGTAACGGCTGGTTTCACCTTTATCATTTTTTACTACGCCTTTTGCAATAGCTTTCCGGAACTCATCATAGGTCCAGCCGTTTTGCTGAATACTCTTCCAGTCAATTCCGGCTTCTTCAAGGAATTGTTTATTACCGCCGATCGTGTGGATTTCCATATATGCCGGCAGACCGTACTGGGCGTCACCCAATTGAAAATACTTCATTGGAACTTCGTCATAATCCACCTTAACTTCGTCAGACAGCACTGGGTTCAGATCGATTAGTACATCCAGTGCTGCATATTTCGAAAGTCCGGAGGCACCGATCCAGGCAATATCAGGAGGGGAGCCTGCATTGACTTGTGTATCCAGCTTTTGGGTCATATCTTCCCAGCTCGCCGGTTCGATTTTCAGCGTCAAATTAGGATGCAGTGCATTAAATTCTTTTTCCATATCAGCAAACCGGGCCTGGTAATTAGCCGATACCGGAGGTAATAATGCGGTTATCGTATCTTTTCCCGCACCGCTGCTGTCTGTGTTTCCGGAATTTGCAGAACCCGCAGTGTTATTTGCTTTCCCTCCGCAGGCGGATAACAGCGACATCATCATGATTGCTGACAATAACAGAGTTAAACCTTTTCTTTTTTTCATCGATAGCAGCCTCCTTAATTTTCACAAGCATCCATCCGGTAATTCCATTTCCTGCGCTTTAATTCAATGAGAGGATCGCTTGCTTCAGGCGTCCTCCATTAGCCTCAAGCGCTTCTTCTGCCGCTTTTGCGTCTAACCCCGTTTTAATCATCATGATGGCCAGCTTACAATTCATTCCTGCCTTTTCAAGTGTCTCTGAGGCGGCTTGGGTGTCTACACCCGTCGTATTCATAATAATGCGGAGGGAGCGGTCTACCAGCTTGTAATTGCTGGCTTTTAAATCAACCATTAGGTTGTTATAGGTTTTCCCCAACTTGACCATAGTACATGTGGTCAGCATATTGAGCACCAGCTTTTGAGCCGTTCCCGCCTTCAACCGGGTCGAGCCGCTAATGACCTCCGGTCCTACAACAGGTGAAATACAAATATCTGCAATGGGTTCAAACTTGGAGCCCTTGTTGTTGCACACACCGATGGTAGCGGCCCCAAGCGTCTTCGCCTTCGCTAGAGCTGCAATCACAAACCTGGCGCTCCCGCTTGCCGAAATGCCGATAACTACATCCTGGTCTGTCACCCCGATGCTATCGACTAATGCGGTCCCTGCCTCGTCATCGTCTTCACAGCCTTCAACCGCATTCCGCAGAGCAATATCACCCCCGGCGATATATCCTTGTACCATCGAAGGATCTGTACCAAAGGTAGGAGGACATTCGGAAGCGTCCAAAACACCCAATCTTCCGGAGGTGCCGGCTCCTATGTAAAACATTCTCCCGCCGGCAGACAGCCTGTGGTGCAGAATATCTACCGCCCTTGCAATCTGCGGGATTTCGTTAGCGACGGCTGCCGAGACCAGAGCATCCTGTTGATTCATTAACTGGACCATTTGTTCAGTCGTACATTCATCAATCATCAGGGTGTCCGGATTCACGGCTTCTGTGGTTAATCCCGCAAGGTAGTCATTCATAGTCATCCTCCTTCTTGTTAAATATAAATTCCATGTATCTAACAATTCATGTTAGAATATCATACATTTATTAATTTTTATACTAATATATATCCCTAAAGCCGTCAATAGATTTTGAAATAAAATTTTATTTATGAATATTATTCCGATTTTTTATTTCATAATCTCATATAATCAGTTATACCACATTTATAAAGCGCTTACAATAAGCGATTCTCACTTTTGTCAAACGTTATTATCACTCCTTCTGCCGTATTCTTGAAAAACAAGTCATTAGATTCGCCAGAATCAAACATTCTGTGATGTAGATAATCTGACATCGTTAAGGGAAGACCAAAATCAACCTAACGGGTGAATGAGATTACCTGCGAGCGAACACAATGTATGCTGTTTTCGCCATACATTCGGTCCATTTGCCTACTTGCGGGCACAATGTATGCTGTTTTTCGCATATATTTGGTTCATAGGCCTGCTTGCGAGCAGGATGCTGTTTTTCATATACATTCAGGCCGTGTGCCTGCTGTGAACACAATATATGCTGTTTTTCACATACATTTAGTCCATATGCCGTTGTACTCTCCCATTCTATAGGTTCTAAGCCTATCTTCCGCCACCTTTAGCTTCACAGTCACTCTACCTCCGAATCATTCCAAGAGCTCTTATCCACAAATCTACACACACCTTTGCTGCAGCAGCAGATAACTATAGTTTCCTATACAATAAAAAAGCATTGACCGATGACCGATCAATGCTTCCTCCAAGTCTATTCGATTCTGAGTACTTAATATCTGAGTTTTTTCTTCAAAATATTATGGGTATTGGTTAAAGAGGTTTTTACCTGCTCGTATTCTGCACTTGCCACACCGGCAAACAGGATGTCGATGATCGTCAGCATAGCAATACGTGAGCCCATGGCACCGCTGCGGATTGTTATTTCAGGGGTAGATATGCTGAGAACAATATCCGCCCGCATTGCAAGCTCGCTTTTGTTGTACCGGGTAACCGCAATACATGTCGCTTTATTCTTCTGGGCAATGATCAGGGCGTCAATAATGTCACTGGTTGCACCAGAATTAGAAATAAAAATGGCAACATCGTCTTTTCCGAGTAAGGTTGCTGCCGTGAGCTGGCTATGGCCATCTGTATAAGCATGACACATTTTGTTAATGCGAGAGAATTTCTGTTCGGCGTCCATACAGACGATTCCCGAGGCTCCAATGCCAAAGAAAACAATTCTTTTGCTATGGCACAGCACTTCTACTGCTCTTGCAATCTCATTCCGGTCAACCACACTAAGTGTGTCCTCAATGGATTTCATGTTATTGAGTGAAATATTTGAAATAATGGTCGAGAGCTCATCACCCGGCTGAATATCTGTATACTGGGCCTTTGCATCCTCATCGCGGGAACCCAAAGAAGCTGATATACTCACAATAAAATTGCGGTATCCGCTGTAGCCCATTGTTTTACAGAACCGCAGGACCGAGGCATCACTTGTTTTACTCGATTGGGCCAATTCTTTAATGGACAAATGGGGAATCTCTTCTTTGTTCTCCAGAATATAATCCCCGACCAGCCGTTCAACCGGAGTAAAGCTTTCCCTCATTTCACGAATCTTGATTAATATATTGTCATTTAAATTCATAATCTACCTACTCAAGATTTAATGAATATCATAGATATTATCATAAACAATACAGGCGGCCTATTTCAATAGCAAAACCATATTGGCACACCTAATTCTTATTATCAATCAGATCTAACCAATCAAAAAAAGCTCCTGAACCGTCAAAAGGACTGATTCAAGAGCTTATTCATTCTTACGGTAATGCGGTCAAGAGGACTCGAACCTCCACGATATTGCTACCACTGGCACCTGAAGCCAGCGCGTCTGCCAATTCCGCCATGACCGCATATTCAGTTGACTTGCTTTCGCAGTCACAAGATAGATCTTACCATGCCAGATTTATGGAGTCAAGTATATTTTATTGTAAATTTCTATCCATAAATTGCAAGTAAAATATTGCTTTTATTTGCGGATTCGGTGTATAATGAGAACAAAGGTTCGCATACTATAAATGAGGTGATTTATAATGGCGATTACCAAGAGACACCCCCTAAATACACCAACAATCCCTGAGAATATAACCAAAGATGAATTGTCCCTGGTCAGAAGCTATCTGTTGCTAACGTTTATTCATAAAGTATTCGAACGCGACTGCCGTGCCATCGGCAAGAGCGGTCTGTTCAAGACTCCCCAGCTCTACATGGAGCTGGTATCCAGCGCTACCAAGAAGACATCCCTGATGCTGAAGGAGGTTACCCGCGAGCTTACCGTGAGCCAGCTCAAGATCAGTACTGTGCGCCAGGATCAGCGCGGAGTTACCGCCGAGTATAACTGCCGGGGCTATGTTGGCGAGATCCATATTCTATGGCCCGGCTTCCGCAATGAGATGATGCAGCGTATGCGCGCCTACCTCGGACTGGGTCCCGAGCTTGCCTCCATTCTTCCCCGGGAAGAACAAGCCGAACAGTTGGCCATGACCATCTAAGCTGTCCTTTGTAATGGATAGTACTGCTGTCACCAAGAGCCTCGTCCCAAATAGGACGAGGCTCTTGGTGCGGGTGCAGCACAAGATTTGAATATGCTGGCGGTGAGCGGCTTGGGTGAATTTTATTGTCGGGAACACTGGGGGATTAAGCTCAGTTTTCCGCATACATTTGGTCCAGGTGCCTTCGCGCGAGCAATTGTAATCGGTTTTTCGATTACATTTGGTCCAGGTAGCTCCACGCGAGCAATTGTAATCGGTTTTTCGATTACATTTGATCCAGGTAGCTTCGCGCGAGCAATTGTAATCGGTTTTTCGATTACATTTGGTCCAGGTAGCTCCACGCGAGCAATTGTAATCGGTTTTTCGATTACCTTGGTCCAAGCAGCAACCCGGCCCGTTCCTGCCGTTCGCCGGTTCGCAGCCCGAGCGAACTTACTTCAAGACCTTCTCCAGCTGCTTCGCTCCTGCCTCCGGGAACAGCTTGGCTGTATGCTCCATAATCCGCTCCATGGATGCTTTAGGCTGAATGCTGTACTGCGAAGTCACCCATTCCGCTCCGAATACATGCTCGCTTACGGCATAACGGCCGATTCCCCAGCCGTAGGGACGGCCATGCTTGTCCTGCTTATACTCGAATTTGCTGACTGTAATGTAGGTCTGCATCTGGAGCAGCGTCATGGCTGTGTCGAAGCCTTTGGCACCTTTGGCTGCGAAGCCGGACAGCGCTTTGAGGTCACTGGAGAGCAGCCCCGCCTCATGCTCCAGCAGCACATCCATTATTCGTTTGCTGGCCATGGAGGCCAGTCCGTCATCATATCTGGCGTCGAAGTCATAACCGTCACGGCGGTAATTGGCGAAGTCCGGATACCATTCTCTGCTGATGAACCCGGCCTTCTTGTTGAAAAGCTTCGCATAAGCGATCTCGCCCCCGGCCGCAATCTCCTCGCGCCATTCCCACGGGCCGATTACATCCTTCACGAACCAGTAGCCCGCAGGCGTGCATTCCTCCAGAGAGAAGCCTGCGATCTCACAGCGGAACAAGGGCAGGTACCCGATCTCCCGCACCAGTGCGGCCAGTTCTCCGGCATCTTTGATAACCGGCAGCTTCATGATTGCCCTCCAGGGCGATAGGTCCAGCCCCCGTCTCCGTGGTAGATCATCTGCTTGCCCATCCCGCCATCGATTGTAATGTTCTCGCCCGTGATGAATCCCGCAGCCTCAGTGCACAGGAACAGCACCATAGCCGCGATATCCGCCGGAGTTCCGACCCGTCCCGCAGGATGCTGCAGCCGGTCCGGCTCGGTATGAACCGGCTCCACCGATTCCTCTGTACCGTGATAAGCAGTGGTATCAATCCAGCCCGGGCTGATGGCATTCACCCGGGCTTTGCCGGCCAGACTTACACTAAGAGCGTGGGTCAATGCACCAATTCCGCCTTTGGCGGCAGTGTAGCTCTCGGTATCCGGCTGCGACATCCGCTCCCGGCTGGAGGAGATATTCACAATAGAAGCTCCTTGGGCCAAATACGGCTTAAGCCGCAGCGTCAGATAATAGGGTGCCGTCACTCCGACCCGTTGCACATACTCGAAATCCTCATAGGTGCACTCGGACTGCAGCCCTTTCCTGCTGATACAGGCATTGTTAATCAGATAATCGACCTGTCCGTAACGGCTGATCACCTGTGCGGTGAAATCATCCAGCACGGACTGCTGCGCAATATCGCCCGCATAGAAAAACAGCCGCTCAGTGCCATACCGCTCCTCCAGCCAGTGTCCGGCTGCAGAATCCGTATCGATGCAGGCAACCATTGCTCCGGCCTTCAGGAATTCTTCGGTGATGCAGCGTCCGATTCCCCCCGCGCCGCCGGTGACTATCGCTATTTTATTATGATGACTCATCTTGACCTCCATTCTCCGCTCATTCCGGGGTATAGGCTTCTGGTCTGGGCTCGCTCACCGGCTGATACAGGTATCTCCGGTCCAGCTTCACCACATGCTTGTTTGGACGCCGGATCATCACCTGGGTCTCGTCCCAGGCCAGCACGATCCCTCTGATATCATTGCTCGCCAGCCCGTCGCGCACGACTCTTACCCGCTCACCAGAAATCCGGTAGGCATCCAGTTGTTCATCGCTGATCATAGTATTCTTGCTCTCCTCTCTGTGCTTAGCTTGTCCAAATTCAACTCTGAATCCGGTCATGAAAAAGACCCAAATGAGAATCATCCGGGTCTAGTTATCTTTCAAAAGCAATCTGTATGTCTTATGAAGTTCCTATATCAGCGCTTCATTCTTCTCAAACCAGAAGTCAAGAACTTTAGCGGACATCACACGTTGTTCCAGATATTCGACCTGATGCTCTGTGAATGTCTGTCTCCAGCTGAACGACAGCTCTTCACACAAACTTGTGATTGTCAAAAGCTCTGACCAAGCAACATAACGTTTGTACCAGAAAAACTGAGGATGTTCGATCATATAGGGATACAAATCGTCGAACTCCGTGTGTTTGCAATCCAGCGCACGTTCGAAGTGATCCTTAGCCTCGGTTAGTTTATCAATAAAAAACTGCTCTGTCACCGGTTCATTCCCCATTGTGACGCCTCCTCTCTCATGTCTAATTTTTATTATAAAGGAAAACTTATAGGGTGAAAAGCAGATGTTTGAAAAATAGGCTGTGTTCCTGTTATTGTCACTTCCATCTTATCCGAAAACAATTGTCCCGTCATTAAGAGAGGTAATATCAACAAGGGATTCCAGACGGATTCC
The window above is part of the Paenibacillus sp. FSL H8-0048 genome. Proteins encoded here:
- a CDS encoding exo-beta-N-acetylmuramidase NamZ family protein; this encodes MVWSGVDSITRYLHLFKGKRVGLITATTGLTKDFRSTITILHENCNLTAMFSPEHGVRGDLDAGALVETYTDPRTKVPVYSLYRKDSKRLTKEMLEKVDILVYDIQDVGVRYYTFIYTMLYALEDCAAAGVEFVVLDRVNPLNGVNVEGNILQPGFKSFVGNYELAVRYGLTAGEVAVMANDQMNWKAELHVVRLEGWKRSMSFPDTGLTWVHPSLGIPRYETALLYTGTCLFEGTSCSEGRGTTFPFEMIGAPFIEAQQLADEMNALRLPGVYFRPVHFKPTSSKHSGELCGGVQLYITDRQVIKPLEVGVSLLFTIRDLFEPFAFLPPVKEGSRPFIDLLGGSSIYRTKDIQAKQLLEQFAEDSRQFAEMKQQYHLYH
- a CDS encoding anhydro-N-acetylmuramic acid kinase codes for the protein MGGPSEVEVAYLVGLMSGTSVDGIDAAVIKLSSSPDKEYGIETELLAFENTPFPAHVRSSIFELFDPSKATVDKVGAMNMWLGELYARAALSVIRKCGLAPSQIVAIGSHGQTIYHAPEEMRMDGYNLHCTVQIGEGAVIANRTGIPCISDFRVADMAMNGQGAPLVPFTEYLLFNHPEKTSLLQNIGGIGNITVLPANASPEEVYAYDTGPGNMIIDGLVSRLFAPMTMDAGGEIAAGGEVIDPLLKWMQQDEYYSMPFPKSTGRERFGQQYVAQILQMMESNRWKAEDVIVTATHLTAWSIADSYERYIAPQHQAQRLVVGGGGSYNLTLMRELRQLFAPFGVQVLTQEDIGGNSDAKEAVAFAVLAYHTMRRLPNNIPQVTGASRPVVMGKISWPYPEHRGVE
- a CDS encoding carbohydrate ABC transporter permease, with product MGLFNNTIKSKGSLFARNGLIITALLLFAAATIFPIYFMIISSFGDPVEAGAMSYSLIPAKISFESYKFFFNFSAHSWDWLKNSFIVAACITVSNVFFATLAGYAFAKMKFRGKGILFAILLGSMMIPTQVTQVPLYILIVNIFELQNTYTALIMPSIVTVYNIFLVKQFMSSIPVEIIEAAKIEGCSQPKIFWYIIMPLSKTVMAVLAILTFMAAWNDFFWPFLVTNTMDMQTIQVGLKNFRFANTTYFAPMMAGATISAVPMFILFFSLQKYFLEGVAVGAVKG
- a CDS encoding carbohydrate ABC transporter permease, with the protein product MNQLLTKRKKLKLESDSGWGYAFIAVALIAFSLFTAYPVINAFIISLQKYRPLGSTYVGLENFVNSFSDELFWKALKNTLVYTLLTVPFNILLSFLVAILIMPFKKKTQTIFKAVYYLPAVASGVSLAVVWLWIFDPLKSGIANQAVGLFGISNQNWLGSSATAMFSLVLMSWLSSHGTAIIIYLAALLSIDNSYYEAADIDGATFLQKLRYIVIPFLKPTTLFLLITGVIGSFQVFQNAYLMTGGGPDHATTMVGLLIFNNAFTYFEFGEAAAQSLLLAAVIALISFFQFKILGKDIEY
- a CDS encoding ABC transporter substrate-binding protein: MKKRKGLTLLLSAIMMMSLLSACGGKANNTAGSANSGNTDSSGAGKDTITALLPPVSANYQARFADMEKEFNALHPNLTLKIEPASWEDMTQKLDTQVNAGSPPDIAWIGASGLSKYAALDVLIDLNPVLSDEVKVDYDEVPMKYFQLGDAQYGLPAYMEIHTIGGNKQFLEEAGIDWKSIQQNGWTYDEFRKAIAKGVVKNDKGETSRYGFVFATSGVTSKDYLGILAKTAGLPDYFDNDLKYTYTSKKFLGLLTAIREMIDDGSMPKELSSIDAGKRWNMFLTGQTMITGKGLSAFENSARLNNEKIKANDGSAVADSIQVDYISLPVPTFNGADYIPTSIVDGYVALRGKKEPSEEHIKNIALAVNFLSSGSIAANYSNELFLTPITESARKAEVLEQFPRNEDNVAAGKAMMAKALPARTDIPTEQAAEALKIETEVIIPKLQALLADEITPQEMYDAVKAAAVKSFGEDGVVAD
- the murQ gene encoding N-acetylmuramic acid 6-phosphate etherase — its product is MNDYLAGLTTEAVNPDTLMIDECTTEQMVQLMNQQDALVSAAVANEIPQIARAVDILHHRLSAGGRMFYIGAGTSGRLGVLDASECPPTFGTDPSMVQGYIAGGDIALRNAVEGCEDDDEAGTALVDSIGVTDQDVVIGISASGSARFVIAALAKAKTLGAATIGVCNNKGSKFEPIADICISPVVGPEVISGSTRLKAGTAQKLVLNMLTTCTMVKLGKTYNNLMVDLKASNYKLVDRSLRIIMNTTGVDTQAASETLEKAGMNCKLAIMMIKTGLDAKAAEEALEANGGRLKQAILSLN
- a CDS encoding MurR/RpiR family transcriptional regulator is translated as MNLNDNILIKIREMRESFTPVERLVGDYILENKEEIPHLSIKELAQSSKTSDASVLRFCKTMGYSGYRNFIVSISASLGSRDEDAKAQYTDIQPGDELSTIISNISLNNMKSIEDTLSVVDRNEIARAVEVLCHSKRIVFFGIGASGIVCMDAEQKFSRINKMCHAYTDGHSQLTAATLLGKDDVAIFISNSGATSDIIDALIIAQKNKATCIAVTRYNKSELAMRADIVLSISTPEITIRSGAMGSRIAMLTIIDILFAGVASAEYEQVKTSLTNTHNILKKKLRY
- a CDS encoding AlkZ-related protein; translated protein: MKLPVIKDAGELAALVREIGYLPLFRCEIAGFSLEECTPAGYWFVKDVIGPWEWREEIAAGGEIAYAKLFNKKAGFISREWYPDFANYRRDGYDFDARYDDGLASMASKRIMDVLLEHEAGLLSSDLKALSGFAAKGAKGFDTAMTLLQMQTYITVSKFEYKQDKHGRPYGWGIGRYAVSEHVFGAEWVTSQYSIQPKASMERIMEHTAKLFPEAGAKQLEKVLK
- a CDS encoding SDR family oxidoreductase, translated to MSHHNKIAIVTGGAGGIGRCITEEFLKAGAMVACIDTDSAAGHWLEERYGTERLFFYAGDIAQQSVLDDFTAQVISRYGQVDYLINNACISRKGLQSECTYEDFEYVQRVGVTAPYYLTLRLKPYLAQGASIVNISSSRERMSQPDTESYTAAKGGIGALTHALSVSLAGKARVNAISPGWIDTTAYHGTEESVEPVHTEPDRLQHPAGRVGTPADIAAMVLFLCTEAAGFITGENITIDGGMGKQMIYHGDGGWTYRPGGQS